In Planctomycetia bacterium, the sequence ACATGCTACCCGAAGTCTGCGACGAACCTGAGAGGATTTCAGCTGGTTATCAGCTGTCAATATCCTCTCAACCGTATTGAGAAATTCATGTCGACCTACACCATGACGAGCACCAAGCCATTTACTGTGCCAGATTGTATCCAGGCTAAAGTCCAGTCACGCAAGATCGTGGTGGTGACCGCCTATGATTTCCCGACAGCCCAGATGCTGGATCAGGCAGGGGTCGACATCCTCCTGGTGGGTGATTCACTTGGCATGGTGGTACAGGGACATCCCCATTCACTGACGGTCACTCTGGAAGACATGATCTATCACAGCTCTCTCGTCGCGCGAGGCGCACGCCGCAGCCTGGTGGTCACCGATATGCCCTTTATGAGTTATCAGATCAGCCCGGAGCAGGCCCTGGAAAATGCGGGCCGCCTGGTGCAGGAAGGTGGGGCCCATGCGGTCAAACTCGAAGGCGGAGTCCGCACCGCCGCAGCCATCGAAACAGTTACGCAGGCACATATTCCCGTCATGGGGCACATCGGCCTGACTCCTCAATCCATTCATCAGTTCGGAGGTTTCCGCGTTCAGCGCGACGAAGCACAGTTGCTCGATGACGCCCAGGCGGTGCAGGAAGCCGGCGCCTTTGCCCTGGTGCTGGAAGGCATGCCATCGGCACTGGGTGAAAAAATTACGAAGTCTCTCTCGATTCCCACCATTGGCATCGGAGCTGGAGCTGGCTGCGATGGCCAGGTGCTGGTGTTTCATGACCTGTTTCAGTATGGCGTGGGGCATCGGCCCAAGTTTGTCAAATCATATGCGAACCTCAATCAAGTCATCACCGAAGGAACCAGGCATTTCATCGATGAAGTACGCAGTGGCGCTTTCCCCGGCGAAGCCCAGCAGTATTCCAGTTAAAAACGATCACCGCTGAGCCAGATATTCCTGCAGAGATTCATTCCAAGGCACGTCATTGAAATGTTGCACAGGGAACGTATCTGCACCTTCGAACAACTCTGAAATGTGCTGATGATGCCGATAACGGCCATGATAATCGAGGCCGTAGCCCACGACATAGGCATTGGGGATGGTGAATCCGACATAATCAGGTTCGAGGAAGCAGTCGCCATACTGCTTGTCACGCTTGCGAAGCAGCACTGCTGTCTTCAGAGTTGCGG encodes:
- the panB gene encoding 3-methyl-2-oxobutanoate hydroxymethyltransferase → MTSTKPFTVPDCIQAKVQSRKIVVVTAYDFPTAQMLDQAGVDILLVGDSLGMVVQGHPHSLTVTLEDMIYHSSLVARGARRSLVVTDMPFMSYQISPEQALENAGRLVQEGGAHAVKLEGGVRTAAAIETVTQAHIPVMGHIGLTPQSIHQFGGFRVQRDEAQLLDDAQAVQEAGAFALVLEGMPSALGEKITKSLSIPTIGIGAGAGCDGQVLVFHDLFQYGVGHRPKFVKSYANLNQVITEGTRHFIDEVRSGAFPGEAQQYSS